GAGGTCGCCGTCGGGAACGCCGGCGTAGATCGCCAGCCCGCTCTCGGGGATCTCGTCGTACTCGTTCAGTTCGCTCCGGACGGTCTCCAGCGCGTCGGTGAGCGGTTTCGGAAACGACCGCTCGTCGAGCTGGCTCGCCTCCGCGTAGTCGGTCTCGACGGGCCGGCGGGCCTCGCCGATCGTCTCCTCGGGCGGGACGGCGAGGCTGACGAGGATGTCTCGGTCGGCGCTTGCGGACGAGAGTCGATCGAGCCGTTCGTGGAGTTCGTAGGATGCGAGTGACATGGATCGGGTGGGATGCCGGCGCCTCCGAACGCGAAAACGGGGGCGGTCGCAGGGGCGGCGAGCGTCCTCGCTACGAGAACTGTGAGGTTGAGCGGCCTGCCGGCGCACTCATGCAGATTGGCCGCTCGAGTGTGGGGACTCGAGACGGTACTCGTGTCTGACTCCGAGGGAGAAATCAATAGGAGTTACAATTCTACCGAATACGGATGAGTGTTACTCTATAATAAACCTAATTCAGTTATCGTATCAGATATCTATCTACTAGTATTATTACGCACTGTCTGGAACGGCGACGTGGAATGGCCACCGAATCGCAGCCGAGCGGCGACCGGACGGATAGTATCAGCCAGCGCCATCAGGAGACCGCAGCGGACGTCATTCCGCCGAATTTAAAACTGTATATCGGCGGCGATTGGGTCTCCAGTTCCGCCGGCGAAACGTTCGAAACGCGAGATCCGACGACGGGCGAGACGCTCGCGACGGTGCAAGCGGGCACCCGCGAGGACATCGATCGAGCGGTGGAAGCCGCCTGGACCGCCTACGACGAGACGTGGTCGGACTACTCGGCCGCCGAGCGCCAGCGCGTCCTCGAGGAGATCGCGGCCCGCGTCGAGGAGAACCGGGAGGCGTTCGCCCGCCTCGAGACCCTCGACAACGGGAAGCCGATCAGCGAGGCCAGAATCGACATGGAACTGGTCGCGGACCACTTCCGGTACTTCGCCGGGGCGACCCGCGTCAACGGCGGCGAGACGATCCCGAGCGGCGACGGGCAACACGTTCAGACGATCCGCGAGCCCTACGGCGTCGTCGGCCAGATCATCCCGTGGAACTTCCCGCTGTTGATGGCCGCTTGGAAGCTCGGCCCGGCGCTCGCCGCCGGCAACTGTTCGGTCCTCAAACCCGCCGAGGAAACCCCGCTCACGGTCCTCAAGCTCATGAACGAGATCGACGACGTCCTTCCGGACGGCGTCGTCAACGTCGTCACCGGATTCGGGCCCGACGCGGGCGAGCCGCTGGCGAAACATCCCGACATCCGAAAGATCGCCTTCACCGGATCGACCGAGGTCGGCAAGCAGGTGATGACCCAGGCCGCCGAGCACGTCCACGACATCACGCTCGAGCTGGGCGGGAAGAGCCCGCTGATCATCTATCCGGACGCGGATCTGGAGAAGGCGGTCGCCACGACGATCACGGCCATCTTCTACAACACCGGCGAGTGCTGTTCCGCGGGCTCGCGGCTGTTCGTTCACAGCGACATCAAAGACGAGTTCCTCGAGGAATTGGCGTCGACCGCCGAGGACCTCACCGTCGACGACCCGCTGTTGGAGGAGACGACGCTGGGGCCGAAAGTCACCGAAGAGCAGGCCGAACGCACGCTCGAGTACATCGAGGAGGCCCGCGACGCCGGCGCCGACTTCCTGACCGGCGGCGACGTGCCCGACGACGAGGCGCTCGCGGAGGGGAGTTTCGTCTCCCCGACGCTGATCGACGACATCGACCACGACAACCGCGCCGTCCAGGAGGAGATCTTCGGGCCCGTCCAGGAGGTGTTCGAGTGGACCGACTACGAGACGATGATCGAACTGGCCAACGACGTCGACTACGGCCTCGCGGCGGGTATCATCACGAACGACATTACGAAGGCCTACGAGACGGCGACGGATATCGAAGCGGGGAACGTCTGGATCAACCAGTACAACGCGTTCCCGGCCGGGATGCCCTTCGGCGGCTACAAACAGTCGGGAATCGGCCGCGAAGTCGGCTACGAGGCGCTGGCCGAACACTACACCCAGACGAAGACGATCAACCTCGCTCTCGAGTGAGGCAGTGAGATGACCGACCCCGCGGCGGTGCCGTTTCCGTTTCCCCGGTGGGAGGGCGACCGCGCGACCCACCTCACCGTCGCGCCCGACGACGGTATCTACGTCGTCCCCTCGGGGGCACACGAACGCCTTCACCGGATCGTGATCGGCGACCGAGACGTCACCGAGCGGTTCGATGGACTCCGAGGGACCAAGGTCGAACTCGCGCTCACCGGTTGGGTGCAGTTACAGAGCGATCGGCTGACCGACCGCGTCAACGTCGACGCGCCGGACGGCTTCGACGACGCGGCCCTCCTCGAGCGGTTCGCTCGGATGCACGACGCCGGGTCGATCGCGATCGCACGCTACCCGTCGGGAACCGTCGTCACGAGTACGCCGTCCGAACTGACGCTCTCCGAGCGCGGTGCTCGCGTCCCGGTCCCCGTAACCGACGATCGGGAGCCGGCCGACGACTACCAGTAGTCATCGCTGCCAAAGCGGGTTGAGAAGACGGCCGCTCAGTCCGAGCGGTAGCCGCGCGGTTCATCGGTGACGGACGCCCCCTCCTCGCAGGCGGGTGCGTCGACCGCCAGGCCGGGCAGTCGCGAACGGAGATCGATCGAGTCGCTGCCGATGACGGCGAAGCCGACGAAGATCGTCAGGAAGCCGACGACCGCCGACGTCGCGACGGCCTCGTCCAAGATCGCCCAGCCGCCGAGCGTCGAGACGACCGGCACGACGTAGAAGATCAGGTTCGCCGTGGTCGCCTCGGTCGCCTCGAGCAGCCCGAAGTAGGCGATGTACGCGAGGACGCCGGCGACGATGCTGACGTAGCCCAGCGCGACGAGCGCGTCGGTCGTCCACGAGATCGAGCCCATCGAC
This portion of the Haloterrigena gelatinilytica genome encodes:
- a CDS encoding aldehyde dehydrogenase family protein gives rise to the protein MATESQPSGDRTDSISQRHQETAADVIPPNLKLYIGGDWVSSSAGETFETRDPTTGETLATVQAGTREDIDRAVEAAWTAYDETWSDYSAAERQRVLEEIAARVEENREAFARLETLDNGKPISEARIDMELVADHFRYFAGATRVNGGETIPSGDGQHVQTIREPYGVVGQIIPWNFPLLMAAWKLGPALAAGNCSVLKPAEETPLTVLKLMNEIDDVLPDGVVNVVTGFGPDAGEPLAKHPDIRKIAFTGSTEVGKQVMTQAAEHVHDITLELGGKSPLIIYPDADLEKAVATTITAIFYNTGECCSAGSRLFVHSDIKDEFLEELASTAEDLTVDDPLLEETTLGPKVTEEQAERTLEYIEEARDAGADFLTGGDVPDDEALAEGSFVSPTLIDDIDHDNRAVQEEIFGPVQEVFEWTDYETMIELANDVDYGLAAGIITNDITKAYETATDIEAGNVWINQYNAFPAGMPFGGYKQSGIGREVGYEALAEHYTQTKTINLALE